The following proteins come from a genomic window of Yinghuangia sp. ASG 101:
- the polX gene encoding DNA polymerase/3'-5' exonuclease PolX, which produces MGGRVRANDDVAALLQEFADITAITGGDAFKARAYEKAARAVAGFGSDVAKLDDKSLREIPNVGKSIADKIAEYVRTGHIAVVDEARSAIPAGVRELTAIPGLGPRKALVLYDVLGVSSVEGLVDAVHAGKLRDLKGFGPKSEENILHSVALMRQASGRILLGTAMGIAERIVAELSAVSGCARCTYAGSLRRMKETIGDIDILVAAEDSAPFMAALRELPHTAEVIAHGEKKTSIRTTEGLQVDLRVLPPAAWGAGLQYFTGSKEHNVRVRAIAVRQGLRLSEYGLFHAKNDTMIVSDTEEAIYDRLGLPWIPPPLREDRGEIEAGLRGELPDLVAESDLRGDLHTHTDLTDGLSPLADMVAAAAERGYAYYAVTDHAPDLAMQRMTTEKMLAQRDQVRALDGKFGRMRLLHGTELNIGPDGGLDWPDEVLAGFDLCVASVHSHFNQSRDELTRRLIRACENPYVSVLGHPTTRRIGKRAGLDADFDAVFAACARTGTALEVDAHPERLDLRDEDILRARRHGVKFAVDSDAHAATHLPYIRFGVGTAQRGWLTKDDVINTWPLARLRRFLDKGRGS; this is translated from the coding sequence CCGACATCACGGCGATCACCGGCGGCGACGCGTTCAAGGCACGGGCCTACGAGAAGGCCGCCCGGGCGGTCGCCGGCTTCGGGTCGGATGTCGCGAAACTCGACGACAAGAGCCTGCGGGAGATCCCGAACGTCGGGAAGTCCATCGCCGACAAGATCGCCGAATACGTGCGGACCGGCCACATCGCCGTCGTCGACGAGGCCCGCTCGGCCATCCCCGCCGGGGTGCGCGAACTCACCGCGATCCCCGGCCTCGGGCCGCGCAAGGCGCTGGTTCTCTACGACGTCCTGGGGGTGTCGTCCGTCGAGGGGCTGGTCGACGCGGTGCACGCGGGCAAGCTGCGCGACCTCAAGGGCTTCGGCCCGAAGTCCGAGGAGAACATCCTGCACAGCGTCGCGCTCATGCGGCAGGCGAGCGGCCGGATCCTGCTCGGCACCGCGATGGGCATCGCCGAGCGGATCGTGGCGGAGCTGTCGGCCGTCTCCGGGTGCGCGCGCTGCACGTACGCCGGATCGCTGCGCCGGATGAAGGAGACCATCGGCGACATCGACATCCTCGTGGCCGCCGAGGACTCGGCGCCGTTCATGGCCGCGCTGCGCGAACTCCCGCACACCGCCGAGGTGATCGCGCACGGGGAGAAGAAGACGTCGATCCGGACGACCGAGGGCCTGCAGGTCGATCTGCGGGTGCTGCCGCCCGCCGCGTGGGGCGCCGGGCTCCAGTACTTCACCGGCTCGAAGGAGCACAACGTCCGCGTGCGGGCGATCGCGGTGCGGCAGGGGCTCCGGCTGTCCGAGTACGGCCTGTTCCACGCCAAGAACGACACCATGATCGTGTCCGACACCGAGGAGGCGATCTACGACCGGCTCGGCCTGCCGTGGATTCCGCCGCCGCTGCGCGAGGACCGCGGCGAGATCGAGGCCGGGCTGCGCGGGGAACTCCCCGACCTGGTGGCCGAAAGCGACCTCCGCGGCGATCTGCACACGCACACCGATCTCACCGACGGGCTGTCGCCGCTCGCGGACATGGTGGCGGCGGCGGCCGAACGCGGTTACGCGTATTACGCGGTGACCGACCACGCGCCGGACCTCGCGATGCAGCGGATGACGACGGAGAAGATGCTCGCGCAGCGCGACCAAGTGCGGGCACTCGACGGGAAGTTCGGCCGCATGCGGCTGCTGCACGGCACCGAGCTGAACATCGGCCCGGACGGCGGACTCGACTGGCCGGACGAGGTGTTGGCCGGCTTCGACCTGTGTGTCGCGTCCGTGCACTCGCACTTCAACCAGAGCCGCGACGAGCTGACGCGCCGTCTGATCCGCGCGTGCGAGAACCCGTACGTCTCCGTGCTCGGCCACCCGACGACGCGCCGCATCGGCAAACGCGCGGGCCTGGACGCCGACTTCGACGCGGTCTTCGCGGCGTGTGCGCGCACCGGCACCGCGCTGGAGGTCGACGCCCACCCCGAACGCCTTGATCTGCGCGACGAGGACATCCTGCGGGCCCGGCGGCACGGCGTGAAGTTCGCGGTCGACTCGGACGCGCACGCGGCGACGCACCTGCCGTACATCCGCTTCGGCGTCGGCACGGCGCAGCGCGGGTGGCTCACGAAAGACGACGTGATCAACACGTGGCCGCTCGCGCGGCTGCGGCGGTTCCTGGACAAGGGGCGCGGGAGCTGA
- a CDS encoding LLM class flavin-dependent oxidoreductase: protein MAVFLLRFDFRNPAFAGTEMSERYAAALDMVEWADRVGFASVTLSEHHGSEDGYLPSPLLLASAVAARSRRLNITIAAIPAPLHDPVRLAEDLAVADVLSGGRLSVILANGYMAHEFDMFGVSMKDRAKLTTETVHTLRAAWTGEPFEFRGRTIRVTPTPSRPDGPPIILGGAVEAVARRAARIADGFAPNWPGVWEFYRDERVKLGHPDPGPYSSGDGSFLHVSKDPDRDWERIRPHAMHESVEYGAHAAAAGTAGHGGYSIPDDPDELRSSGRYRVVTPEELTAELQAAGDRAFAVFHPLMGGIPPELAWESLRLFETEVLPNL, encoded by the coding sequence ATGGCGGTGTTCCTTCTCAGGTTCGACTTCCGCAACCCCGCGTTCGCCGGCACCGAGATGTCCGAGCGGTACGCGGCGGCCCTCGACATGGTCGAGTGGGCGGACCGGGTGGGCTTCGCGTCGGTGACGCTATCGGAACACCACGGAAGCGAGGACGGCTACCTCCCGTCGCCGCTCCTCCTGGCGTCGGCGGTGGCCGCCCGCTCGCGTCGTCTCAACATCACCATCGCGGCGATCCCGGCGCCGCTGCACGACCCCGTGCGCCTGGCCGAGGACCTCGCGGTCGCCGACGTGCTCAGCGGCGGACGGCTCAGCGTGATCCTCGCGAACGGCTACATGGCCCACGAGTTCGACATGTTCGGCGTATCGATGAAGGACCGGGCCAAACTCACCACCGAGACCGTGCACACCCTGCGCGCGGCGTGGACCGGCGAGCCGTTCGAGTTCCGGGGCCGGACGATCCGCGTCACCCCCACACCGTCCCGCCCGGACGGCCCGCCGATCATCCTCGGCGGCGCCGTGGAGGCGGTCGCCCGCCGCGCGGCACGGATCGCGGACGGCTTCGCCCCCAATTGGCCCGGCGTGTGGGAGTTCTACCGCGACGAGCGCGTCAAGCTCGGCCACCCCGACCCGGGGCCGTACTCCTCGGGCGACGGCAGCTTCCTGCACGTGTCCAAGGACCCGGACCGCGACTGGGAGCGCATCCGCCCGCACGCGATGCACGAGTCCGTCGAATACGGCGCCCACGCCGCGGCGGCCGGCACCGCGGGACACGGCGGCTACAGCATTCCCGACGACCCCGACGAACTGCGCAGCAGCGGCCGGTACCGCGTCGTCACCCCCGAGGAGCTGACCGCCGAACTCCAGGCCGCGGGCGATCGCGCTTTCGCGGTGTTCCACCCGCTCATGGGCGGCATCCCGCCGGAGCTGGCCTGGGAGAGCCTGCGTCTCTTCGAGACCGAGGTCCTGCCCAACCTGTAA
- a CDS encoding cytochrome P450, which yields MPADFARCPARPEATRWSPDLGMWLIGRYDEIREVMTDRAGFGPDNALLAVTPPARPALRELAAARFALPPTLASNGGPTHRTFRAWTARWFSGSRVDAARPRAEALARTGAEQARARLDADGECDLVPPLCRPVAATVLLDLLGVEEGAGAGATGGAGADGPGGGPGGPPGPGGAAPLELDLLHRWSADSLELFWGRPDPERQHELAVSCAQFHRWLRDRVRAARESGGDGFLAGLTRLVLPEPDAREVTDEEAVSVCYFLLIAGQATTAQLAAATLHLLLGDRPVWERLCAEPHLAPRAVEEALRLVPSVTTWRRVAREERVVGGRHIRAGDQVLLRLADAGRDPDVFDEPERVRLDRPHPRAHLAFGVGPHRCLGAELARMEVTAVVDAAVRLLPGIRLAADDVPMLDLLSFRAPREVRVRRG from the coding sequence ATGCCGGCGGACTTCGCGCGCTGCCCCGCGCGGCCCGAGGCGACCCGGTGGTCGCCCGACCTGGGCATGTGGCTCATCGGACGGTACGACGAGATCCGCGAGGTCATGACGGACCGGGCCGGCTTCGGCCCGGACAACGCGCTCCTCGCCGTCACGCCGCCGGCGCGCCCCGCCCTGCGGGAACTGGCCGCCGCCCGGTTCGCCCTCCCGCCGACCCTCGCCTCCAACGGCGGCCCGACCCACCGGACGTTCCGTGCGTGGACCGCACGATGGTTCTCCGGGAGCCGCGTCGACGCGGCACGCCCGCGCGCGGAGGCATTGGCGCGCACCGGTGCGGAGCAGGCACGTGCGCGGCTCGACGCCGACGGGGAGTGCGACCTCGTCCCGCCGCTGTGCCGGCCGGTCGCGGCGACGGTGCTGCTTGATCTGCTCGGCGTCGAGGAGGGCGCGGGGGCCGGCGCGACGGGGGGAGCGGGCGCGGACGGGCCCGGCGGGGGGCCCGGCGGACCTCCCGGCCCGGGCGGTGCGGCTCCCCTGGAGCTGGACCTCCTGCACCGCTGGTCCGCCGACTCGCTCGAACTCTTCTGGGGCCGCCCGGACCCCGAACGCCAACACGAACTCGCCGTCTCGTGCGCGCAGTTCCACCGCTGGCTCCGTGACCGCGTGCGCGCCGCCCGGGAGTCCGGCGGCGACGGCTTCCTCGCGGGGCTGACACGCCTCGTGCTGCCGGAGCCGGACGCGCGCGAGGTCACCGACGAAGAGGCCGTCAGCGTCTGCTACTTCCTGCTCATCGCGGGCCAGGCGACGACGGCGCAACTGGCCGCCGCGACACTCCACCTCCTGCTCGGCGACCGCCCGGTGTGGGAGCGGCTGTGTGCCGAACCGCACCTCGCCCCGCGTGCCGTGGAGGAGGCGCTGCGCCTGGTCCCGTCGGTCACCACGTGGCGGCGCGTCGCCCGCGAGGAGCGCGTCGTCGGCGGTCGGCACATCCGGGCCGGGGACCAGGTGCTGCTGCGGCTCGCCGACGCCGGCCGCGATCCCGACGTGTTCGACGAACCCGAACGGGTACGCCTCGACCGCCCCCATCCGCGCGCCCATCTGGCGTTCGGTGTCGGGCCGCACCGCTGCCTGGGCGCCGAGCTGGCCCGGATGGAGGTCACGGCGGTCGTCGACGCGGCCGTACGCCTCCTGCCGGGTATCCGCCTCGCCGCCGACGACGTTCCGATGCTCGACCTGCTGTCGTTCCGCGCGCCGAGGGAGGTCCGCGTGCGGCGCGGCTGA
- a CDS encoding SCO2521 family protein — MRAPLLVVGEVRTALLMNSAPLTPPGAGALLDLVEGARVRSAERPVPRAVSADLVHPVDCPLSTGSGTKTRGTGTILARARVTAGRVLQASARATLVAGGPRRPDWARHLERLGTVEASGRATADDLAAGFPGTDAPGPTLDPGAACEQLLARVQGASSLDRLPAFRARRTRLRWSAAFGDGDRPGGVFTLHDATRRTLHLRLPSPTFADAAEIAALCEDLALHDWLLTVVADVAERACAGPADPASLRRLRPAVDHLLHVWMPGLDVAPALLAVWDDLEAAPGLTRQWRSSVDRIRDHMALNTLELLSRPPVPSVPYRRRVSPDHRGPHSPPPDARLGGAAPNGVSPVCGA; from the coding sequence GTGAGGGCGCCGCTCCTGGTGGTCGGCGAGGTACGCACCGCACTGCTCATGAACTCCGCGCCCCTCACCCCGCCCGGCGCCGGCGCCCTGCTCGACCTCGTCGAGGGAGCCCGCGTCCGGTCCGCCGAACGCCCGGTGCCCCGCGCGGTGTCCGCCGACCTCGTGCACCCGGTCGACTGCCCGCTGAGCACCGGCTCGGGGACCAAGACACGCGGCACCGGCACCATCCTGGCCCGCGCCCGGGTGACCGCCGGGCGCGTCCTGCAGGCCTCGGCACGCGCCACCCTCGTCGCGGGCGGCCCGCGCCGCCCCGACTGGGCACGGCACCTCGAACGCCTCGGCACCGTCGAGGCGTCCGGCCGCGCCACGGCGGACGACCTGGCCGCCGGATTCCCCGGAACCGACGCGCCGGGCCCGACACTCGACCCCGGAGCCGCGTGCGAGCAGCTGCTCGCGCGTGTCCAGGGCGCGTCGTCGCTCGACCGGCTTCCCGCGTTCCGGGCACGCCGCACCCGGCTGCGGTGGTCCGCCGCGTTCGGTGACGGCGACCGGCCCGGCGGCGTCTTCACACTGCACGACGCCACGCGGCGCACACTGCACCTGCGGCTGCCGTCCCCGACCTTCGCCGACGCGGCGGAAATCGCCGCGCTGTGCGAGGACTTGGCCCTGCACGACTGGCTGCTGACCGTGGTCGCCGACGTGGCCGAGCGGGCGTGCGCCGGCCCCGCCGACCCGGCCTCGCTGCGGCGGCTGCGCCCGGCGGTGGACCACCTGCTGCACGTGTGGATGCCCGGCCTGGACGTGGCGCCCGCGCTGCTCGCGGTGTGGGACGACCTCGAAGCCGCCCCGGGGCTCACCCGCCAGTGGCGGTCGAGCGTCGACCGGATCCGCGACCACATGGCGTTGAACACCCTGGAGCTGCTGTCCCGCCCGCCGGTACCGTCCGTCCCGTACCGGCGGCGGGTCTCCCCGGACCACCGCGGCCCGCATTCCCCGCCGCCCGACGCCCGTCTGGGGGGTGCGGCCCCCAACGGCGTGTCCCCGGTGTGCGGCGCGTAG
- a CDS encoding SCO2522 family protein, which yields MTVDRHRTDAATVFREQSAQDWSASVPLAHTSVELGHLYMEDFAAGPDRLREHFAAIAPWAETARAVAAPPGRRARVSTCFLVDDYFTRLASPAELIPELVAAARESGVEIDYLGRESGCARAGDVSPAALLASRLVPSPPEGGNGARPPTDVSGWMCNGTRSPVPVGAEAMAPPPDWRPPREFGARRHSVFLDVELWDGDGEHRTWSCPFLAAVWQLLRLGLLRDRGAAVASPVPWSAPDFPDDWDDLPAVIRLNPSAAPFTAYRTFSVMGTRFLPIEHAVRVVLGHTAIDAAVRDRIAARAAAEGVPLPPDLPGRVNYALVADRFAATDGQGTGGGR from the coding sequence GTGACCGTCGACCGCCACCGCACGGATGCGGCCACGGTGTTCCGCGAACAGTCGGCCCAGGACTGGAGCGCGTCGGTGCCGCTCGCGCACACGTCCGTCGAGCTGGGCCACCTGTACATGGAGGACTTCGCCGCGGGCCCGGACCGGCTCCGCGAGCACTTCGCCGCCATCGCCCCGTGGGCGGAGACGGCCCGCGCGGTCGCGGCACCGCCGGGCCGTCGGGCCCGGGTGAGCACCTGCTTCCTCGTCGACGACTACTTCACGCGGCTCGCGTCCCCGGCCGAGCTGATCCCCGAACTCGTCGCCGCGGCACGGGAATCCGGCGTCGAGATCGACTACCTCGGCCGCGAGTCCGGATGCGCGCGGGCCGGGGACGTCTCCCCCGCCGCGCTCCTCGCGTCCCGCCTGGTGCCGTCGCCCCCCGAGGGCGGCAACGGCGCCCGGCCGCCGACCGACGTGTCCGGCTGGATGTGCAACGGCACGCGGTCCCCCGTGCCGGTCGGCGCGGAGGCGATGGCGCCGCCCCCCGACTGGCGGCCACCGCGCGAGTTCGGGGCGCGCAGGCACTCGGTGTTCCTGGACGTCGAGTTGTGGGACGGCGACGGCGAACACCGCACGTGGTCCTGCCCGTTCCTGGCCGCGGTGTGGCAACTCCTGCGCCTGGGGCTGCTGCGCGACCGCGGTGCCGCGGTCGCCTCCCCCGTCCCGTGGTCCGCGCCCGACTTCCCCGACGACTGGGACGACCTGCCCGCCGTGATCCGGCTCAACCCGTCCGCCGCGCCGTTCACGGCGTACCGGACGTTCTCCGTGATGGGCACCCGGTTCCTGCCCATCGAACACGCCGTGCGGGTGGTCCTCGGGCACACCGCGATCGACGCCGCGGTACGCGACCGCATCGCCGCGCGTGCCGCGGCCGAGGGCGTCCCGCTGCCCCCCGACCTTCCCGGACGCGTCAACTACGCCTTGGTGGCCGACCGGTTCGCCGCGACGGACGGCCAGGGCACCGGTGGCGGCCGGTGA
- a CDS encoding SCO2523 family variant P-loop protein, translated as MLVFATSDKGGTGRSVTCANMAYRRALLGDDVAYVDFDFGSPTATAVFELDGAPRSSGAGLHAYLRGRTGEPQQFDVWAHSRRKELRLRPATCGRLELFPGDPGGGEFPTDPAMTDRCAELFLRLEEEFDVTFVDLSAGRSYAIELALRSTARPELRETTVRWLVFHRWTRQHIVATAGLVHGDRGILAAGAAMGHDSADLAERVRYVRAAVPKPATLTGGEPRPAQAEWLVACDRELSDLAASHRLGRTALLGSVPLDPVLQWREQLLTDADALVSRIANRETVDALADLAHALTDAARWEVL; from the coding sequence ATGCTGGTCTTCGCCACCTCCGACAAGGGCGGCACCGGCCGTTCGGTAACCTGCGCCAACATGGCCTACCGGCGCGCCCTGCTCGGGGACGACGTCGCGTACGTCGACTTCGACTTCGGCTCCCCGACCGCCACCGCGGTCTTCGAGCTCGACGGCGCGCCACGCTCCTCCGGCGCCGGGCTGCACGCGTACCTGCGCGGACGCACCGGTGAGCCACAGCAGTTCGACGTGTGGGCGCACTCCCGGCGCAAGGAACTGCGCCTGCGCCCGGCGACCTGCGGCCGACTGGAGCTGTTCCCCGGCGACCCCGGCGGCGGCGAATTCCCCACCGACCCGGCCATGACGGACCGCTGCGCCGAGCTGTTCCTGCGCCTGGAGGAGGAGTTCGACGTCACGTTCGTCGACCTGAGCGCGGGCCGCTCGTACGCGATCGAGCTGGCGCTGCGCAGCACGGCCCGCCCCGAACTGCGCGAAACCACCGTGCGCTGGCTGGTGTTCCACCGGTGGACACGGCAACACATCGTGGCCACCGCGGGGTTGGTGCACGGTGATCGCGGCATCCTCGCGGCCGGCGCCGCGATGGGCCACGACAGCGCCGACCTCGCGGAGCGCGTCCGGTACGTCCGCGCCGCGGTCCCGAAACCCGCGACGCTGACCGGCGGCGAGCCGCGCCCCGCCCAGGCCGAGTGGCTGGTGGCCTGCGACCGCGAACTGAGCGACCTCGCCGCGAGCCACCGCCTCGGCCGTACCGCGCTGCTCGGCAGCGTCCCCCTCGATCCCGTACTCCAGTGGCGCGAGCAACTGCTCACCGACGCCGACGCCCTGGTCAGCCGAATCGCCAACCGCGAGACGGTCGACGCCCTGGCGGACCTGGCGCACGCCCTCACCGACGCCGCCCGCTGGGAGGTCCTGTGA
- a CDS encoding SCO2524 family protein — protein sequence MTTLPRRRLLDIWKALAARCAARSTGTAAPWPSGDSMRDAEQLVCLLYPAMRMPGLGFADPDTTGQDVLDALAPLGDHQGIPRTVVEICLEYLEGYTGADGGPVFAAPGQLRALNAGEEPSAAQRRIETVESFSISVTLCLSMLAFAHACERRVRAPGTRDRLDTLRRAASARLTHAMTALRESFVAQAFPQDSDAGRTLVTTVFRDAAPDSRRLHTLLRELRPIRLGLRGLDLPAPTRAQLGDENRLFACGWAWGRAEPPHADTGHAADPHPSLYFTVAAMDGIVDLFSARETLLPGLLHDGQLTLAQQLLVRWELTQRYWSILARAGGDWPLRDIPWRGPDWDESDYSTLHVASILIHNFMRQGDPDDLPLGHELRPVVAVLEELAARAKITRRALPDDPAVALHAPGMTAPLHGAERLGPPVGWTVDDFTPVVLKRALQVAALARTMDHRDAMLALAGELTDHLWKRRLDSGTAAGLWDAPERVYPGAPVPPTAPSWHMTERAVETLVVAAAGIAAELVPAPGLVDTAADMLREAEHLLAREMLTRTMHAPSVDSELHLIGVVLRRSRSQADRHPAVAIALASDALRRLDALASAREQAARGMI from the coding sequence GTGACGACACTCCCCCGGCGTCGGCTGCTCGACATCTGGAAGGCCCTGGCCGCACGATGCGCCGCACGCTCGACCGGCACCGCCGCTCCGTGGCCGTCCGGCGACTCGATGCGCGACGCCGAGCAGTTGGTGTGCCTGCTCTATCCCGCGATGCGGATGCCCGGCCTCGGCTTCGCCGACCCGGACACGACCGGCCAGGACGTCCTCGACGCGCTGGCGCCGCTCGGCGACCACCAGGGCATCCCGCGCACGGTCGTGGAGATCTGCCTCGAATACCTGGAGGGCTACACCGGAGCGGACGGCGGCCCGGTCTTCGCCGCGCCCGGACAACTGCGCGCGCTGAACGCCGGTGAGGAACCGTCCGCGGCCCAACGCCGCATCGAGACGGTCGAGTCGTTCTCGATCAGCGTCACGCTGTGCCTGTCGATGCTCGCGTTCGCCCACGCCTGCGAACGACGCGTCCGCGCGCCCGGAACGCGCGACCGCCTCGACACCCTGCGCCGCGCGGCGTCGGCACGGCTCACCCACGCCATGACGGCGCTGCGCGAATCCTTCGTGGCCCAGGCGTTCCCCCAGGACTCCGACGCCGGCCGGACGCTGGTGACCACGGTGTTCCGCGACGCCGCCCCCGACTCCCGCAGGCTCCACACGCTGCTGCGCGAACTCCGCCCGATCCGGCTCGGGTTGCGCGGCCTCGACCTGCCCGCTCCCACCCGCGCCCAACTCGGCGACGAGAACCGCCTGTTCGCCTGCGGCTGGGCCTGGGGCCGCGCCGAGCCCCCGCACGCCGACACCGGCCACGCCGCCGACCCGCACCCGTCGCTGTACTTCACGGTGGCCGCGATGGACGGCATCGTCGACCTGTTCTCGGCACGGGAGACACTGCTGCCCGGCCTGCTGCACGACGGCCAGCTCACGCTGGCCCAACAACTCCTGGTCCGCTGGGAACTGACGCAGCGTTACTGGAGCATCCTGGCCCGGGCGGGCGGCGACTGGCCGCTGCGGGACATCCCGTGGCGGGGACCCGACTGGGACGAGTCCGACTACTCCACACTGCACGTCGCGTCCATCCTGATCCACAACTTCATGCGCCAGGGCGACCCCGACGACCTCCCGCTCGGCCACGAACTACGGCCCGTCGTGGCGGTACTGGAGGAACTGGCCGCACGCGCCAAGATCACCCGCCGCGCACTGCCCGACGACCCGGCCGTCGCCCTGCACGCCCCGGGCATGACCGCACCCCTGCACGGCGCCGAACGCCTCGGCCCGCCCGTGGGATGGACCGTCGACGACTTCACCCCCGTCGTCCTCAAACGCGCCCTCCAGGTCGCCGCGCTGGCCCGGACGATGGACCACCGCGACGCGATGCTCGCGCTGGCCGGGGAACTCACCGACCACCTGTGGAAGCGCCGACTGGACTCCGGAACCGCCGCCGGGCTGTGGGACGCCCCCGAGCGCGTCTACCCCGGCGCGCCCGTCCCGCCGACCGCGCCGTCCTGGCACATGACCGAACGGGCCGTGGAGACACTCGTCGTCGCGGCGGCCGGCATCGCCGCCGAACTCGTGCCCGCTCCGGGCCTCGTCGACACCGCCGCGGACATGCTCCGCGAGGCCGAACACCTACTCGCCCGGGAGATGCTGACCCGCACCATGCACGCTCCGTCCGTCGACTCCGAACTCCACCTGATCGGCGTCGTGTTGCGCCGGTCCCGCAGCCAGGCCGACCGGCACCCGGCCGTCGCGATCGCCCTCGCGTCCGACGCCCTGCGCCGCCTCGACGCGCTGGCCTCGGCCCGCGAGCAAGCAGCCAGGGGGATGATCTGA
- a CDS encoding SCO2525 family SAM-dependent methyltransferase translates to MPENAGYDWDLFDSQDYVARNYGVLSGADRRILETARDFLGGREFPAGTRGVDVGSGTNLYPALSMLPFCDEVSLLEHSASNVAWLREQTAAYAPLWDPYWAVLREHRAYRGIADPRAALAKRARVAQVDLLAGVEGGPWDIGTMFFVAESFSTSREEFRDALRRFHRLLRPHAPFVIAFMENSQGYEVGGRHFPAVAVESADVEGELAELAADFTVERVGLDGAPLRHGYTGMLLAHGAVK, encoded by the coding sequence ATGCCGGAAAACGCCGGATACGACTGGGACTTGTTCGATTCACAGGACTATGTGGCCCGCAACTACGGCGTATTGTCCGGGGCCGACCGCCGAATCCTGGAAACCGCACGGGATTTCCTCGGCGGCCGGGAGTTCCCCGCCGGGACCCGCGGCGTCGATGTCGGATCCGGCACCAACCTCTACCCGGCGTTGAGCATGCTGCCGTTCTGCGACGAGGTCAGCCTGCTGGAGCATTCCGCGTCGAACGTCGCCTGGCTGCGCGAACAAACCGCGGCATACGCGCCGTTGTGGGACCCCTATTGGGCGGTACTGCGCGAACACCGGGCCTACCGCGGTATCGCGGACCCGCGCGCCGCGCTCGCGAAGCGGGCCCGTGTCGCACAAGTGGACCTGCTCGCCGGCGTCGAGGGCGGGCCGTGGGACATCGGGACGATGTTCTTCGTCGCCGAGTCGTTCTCCACATCGCGGGAGGAGTTCCGCGACGCGCTGCGGCGCTTTCACCGACTCCTGCGCCCGCACGCCCCGTTCGTCATCGCGTTCATGGAAAACTCGCAGGGCTACGAAGTCGGCGGCCGGCATTTCCCGGCCGTCGCCGTCGAAAGCGCCGACGTCGAAGGCGAACTCGCGGAACTGGCCGCCGATTTCACCGTGGAACGCGTCGGCCTGGACGGTGCGCCGCTGCGCCACGGCTATACCGGCATGCTCCTCGCCCACGGCGCGGTGAAGTGA